One Helicobacter cetorum MIT 00-7128 DNA window includes the following coding sequences:
- a CDS encoding Gfo/Idh/MocA family protein → MLFAMIGSGGYIAPKHLEAIKETGHTLDCSFDIHDSAGILDSYFPESEFFTSLEELESYLERSKNEGKEVNYLSVCTPNHTHFDYIRFGLQHGLNVICEKPLVLDPSEIQDLKDLEKKYQKKVFSILQLRLHPSVMMLKEKIKQELEKNPNKVFDITLTYITVRGKWYFSSWKADIDRSGGLATNVGVHIFDALLYLFGDVLDNTLDMEQPDCVGGVLTLEHAKIKWFLSINPEHMGVANQKVYRNMVMEGEEIDLTHGFDDLHIKSYRHIFFEGGYSLDDATPSIQLTYNMRNLSLSNPHEDCHPLCAKCLRV, encoded by the coding sequence ATACCTTAGATTGTTCATTTGACATTCATGATAGTGCGGGGATACTAGATAGCTATTTCCCAGAATCAGAATTTTTTACAAGCCTTGAGGAATTAGAAAGTTATTTAGAAAGGTCTAAAAATGAGGGTAAGGAAGTAAACTATTTAAGCGTTTGCACCCCTAATCACACACATTTTGATTATATTCGTTTTGGTTTGCAACATGGTTTGAATGTCATTTGTGAAAAACCTTTAGTTTTAGACCCTAGCGAAATACAAGATTTAAAAGACCTAGAAAAAAAGTATCAAAAAAAAGTTTTTAGTATCTTACAATTACGCTTGCACCCAAGCGTAATGATGCTAAAAGAAAAAATTAAACAAGAATTAGAGAAAAACCCCAATAAAGTTTTTGATATTACGCTCACCTATATTACGGTGCGTGGGAAATGGTATTTTTCATCATGGAAAGCGGATATAGATAGAAGTGGTGGGTTAGCCACTAATGTTGGAGTTCATATTTTTGATGCATTATTGTATTTATTTGGAGATGTTTTGGATAATACCCTAGATATGGAGCAACCTGATTGTGTAGGAGGAGTGCTTACTTTAGAACATGCAAAAATCAAGTGGTTTTTATCTATCAATCCAGAGCATATGGGCGTAGCCAATCAAAAAGTGTATCGCAACATGGTTATGGAGGGCGAAGAAATTGACTTAACCCATGGCTTTGATGATTTACACATTAAAAGCTATAGACACATTTTCTTTGAGGGGGGGTATAGCTTAGATGATGCAACTCCGTCTATCCAACTAACCTATAATATGCGTAATCTTTCTTTAAGCAACCCCCATGAAGATTGCCACCCTTTGTGCGCTAAGTGTTTGAGAGTTTGA